From the genome of Sphingobacterium kitahiroshimense, one region includes:
- the rpoN gene encoding RNA polymerase factor sigma-54, producing MLKQTLQQKLLQKLSPQQIQFIKLLQVPTVSLDARIKEELEENPALEDGSLANMAEPNEEYPDRDPDESFDSEESFDSDEFNVDEYIQEDDYTDYSNNYNYTDEDDDKKEIPIAVQDSFFEKLQQQLDLLALDDRDFLIGQQIIGSLDDDGYLRRPILSLIDDLAFSQNVIATESEVLEMLKVIQDFEPAGIGARDLQECLLIQLQKKDQNNPTIIQATKVVKNYLDEFTKKHYDKLEKSLGLTSDDLKNIVNEILKLNPKPGDSGAVAGKQLHVIPDFHIINNDGVLHLTLNGRNAPELRVSRSYQNMFEHYEKSDQKDKKMKEAVQFVKQKLDSAKWFIDAIKQRQQTLLKTMNAIMEYQYDYFLTGDDVKLRPMILKDIADRIGMDISTVSRVANSKYVQTEFGTFLLKSFFSEAIQTESGEEVSNKEVKKILEECIANEDKRKPLADEKLTEILKDKGYNIARRTVAKYREALNIPVARLRKEL from the coding sequence ATGTTAAAGCAAACCTTACAACAAAAGTTATTACAAAAACTATCTCCACAGCAGATTCAGTTTATTAAACTTTTACAGGTTCCTACAGTCTCTTTGGACGCACGCATTAAAGAAGAATTAGAGGAGAATCCAGCACTTGAGGACGGCAGTTTAGCAAACATGGCCGAACCGAACGAAGAATACCCAGATCGCGATCCAGATGAGAGTTTTGATAGTGAAGAAAGCTTCGACAGCGATGAGTTCAACGTAGATGAATATATCCAGGAAGATGATTATACTGATTACTCCAACAACTATAATTATACTGACGAAGATGATGATAAAAAAGAGATTCCCATTGCTGTACAAGATTCATTTTTTGAGAAATTACAACAACAGCTCGATTTACTAGCCTTAGATGACCGTGATTTCTTAATCGGTCAGCAAATTATTGGAAGTTTAGATGATGACGGATACCTACGTCGTCCAATATTAAGTCTCATTGATGACCTTGCGTTTTCTCAAAATGTTATCGCTACTGAAAGCGAAGTATTAGAAATGTTAAAGGTTATTCAAGATTTTGAACCGGCAGGTATCGGAGCTCGTGATTTACAGGAATGCTTGCTGATACAATTACAAAAGAAAGATCAAAATAATCCAACCATCATTCAGGCAACTAAAGTTGTAAAAAATTATTTGGATGAATTTACCAAGAAGCATTATGATAAACTTGAAAAATCGCTAGGGTTAACCTCAGATGATCTTAAAAATATTGTAAATGAAATTCTAAAGTTAAATCCAAAACCAGGTGATTCAGGAGCTGTTGCAGGTAAACAGTTACATGTCATTCCCGATTTTCACATCATTAACAACGATGGAGTACTTCATCTAACATTAAACGGGCGAAATGCACCAGAACTACGTGTGAGTCGTTCTTACCAGAACATGTTCGAACATTATGAGAAATCCGATCAAAAGGATAAAAAAATGAAAGAAGCTGTTCAGTTTGTAAAACAGAAACTCGATTCTGCGAAATGGTTTATTGATGCGATAAAACAAAGACAGCAGACATTGCTAAAAACAATGAATGCCATCATGGAGTATCAGTATGACTACTTTTTAACAGGTGATGATGTTAAGCTTAGACCGATGATATTAAAAGATATTGCAGATCGCATAGGTATGGATATCTCGACTGTATCCCGTGTTGCCAACTCAAAATATGTACAAACAGAATTTGGCACATTTCTTCTTAAATCATTTTTCTCCGAAGCTATTCAAACAGAATCTGGAGAAGAAGTATCCAATAAAGAAGTTAAAAAGATCTTAGAAGAATGCATCGCAAATGAAGATAAACGCAAACCTCTTGCTGATGAAAAGCTGACCGAAATCTTAAAAGATAAAGGTTACAATATCGCTAGACGTACCGTTGCAAAATATCGCGAAGCACTCAATATACCTGTTGCACGTTTACGTAAAGAATTATAA
- a CDS encoding porin: MRATKIVTLTALLATLACATKAQERDDRATILNFKGIQFHSKDSLFYTNFRFRMQNRAGFTEKLDGEKNGEWDARVRRLRMRVDGYIYTPKISYSLQLAFTRSDQDFDETGIPNIVRDAVVFYNFTDDFYISFGQNKLPGNRQRVNSSGQLQFADRSLVNTRFTLDRDFGMSANLSKKIGEVPINAKVAISTGEGRAASGTDGGLSYTGRVEFLPFGNFENGGDYSEGDIEREETPKLSIGGGYSFNDRTTRIGGQTGKYVENPFTLKTSFIDAIFKYQGFAYQAEYMRRDVDNPMNIDLQGNTAYAYKGFGVNQQMSYLMNHGYEVVSRYTFVQPHKDIRAYEKQTEIIEAGINKYMKAHRLKFNLSGNYTFKDGQFDNADQKNSWGFLFQVELGI, encoded by the coding sequence ATGAGAGCAACAAAAATTGTTACCCTTACAGCCTTACTAGCGACCTTAGCCTGTGCCACAAAAGCGCAAGAACGAGATGATAGAGCTACTATCTTAAATTTCAAAGGAATTCAATTCCATAGCAAAGATTCCCTTTTCTACACAAACTTCAGATTTAGAATGCAAAACCGTGCCGGTTTCACAGAAAAATTAGACGGAGAAAAGAACGGAGAATGGGATGCGCGTGTACGTAGACTTAGAATGCGGGTCGATGGTTACATCTACACGCCTAAGATTAGCTACTCATTACAATTAGCTTTTACAAGAAGTGATCAAGATTTCGATGAAACTGGTATTCCAAATATTGTACGTGATGCCGTTGTATTCTATAACTTTACTGACGATTTCTACATCAGTTTCGGTCAAAACAAATTACCAGGAAATAGGCAACGCGTCAATTCATCTGGACAGCTCCAGTTTGCAGATCGTTCCCTAGTGAATACCAGGTTTACTTTAGATCGTGATTTCGGTATGAGTGCCAATCTGAGTAAAAAAATTGGCGAAGTACCTATTAATGCAAAAGTTGCTATATCAACAGGTGAAGGCAGAGCTGCAAGCGGAACAGATGGAGGCTTATCTTACACAGGTAGGGTAGAATTTTTACCATTCGGCAATTTTGAAAATGGAGGCGATTATTCCGAAGGGGACATAGAGCGTGAAGAAACACCAAAACTATCTATTGGTGGAGGTTACAGCTTTAACGACAGAACAACCCGTATAGGTGGTCAAACGGGTAAATATGTTGAAAATCCTTTTACTTTAAAGACCAGCTTTATAGATGCAATTTTTAAATATCAGGGTTTTGCTTATCAAGCCGAGTATATGCGTCGTGATGTCGACAATCCAATGAATATTGATTTACAGGGAAATACCGCCTATGCTTATAAAGGTTTTGGAGTTAATCAACAGATGTCTTACCTGATGAATCATGGATACGAGGTGGTAAGCCGATATACCTTTGTCCAACCTCACAAAGATATTCGGGCATATGAAAAACAAACAGAAATTATTGAAGCAGGTATCAACAAATATATGAAAGCACATCGCTTAAAATTCAATTTGAGTGGTAATTATACTTTTAAAGATGGTCAATTTGACAATGCCGATCAAAAGAACTCCTGGGGGTTTCTATTTCAGGTTGAGTTAGGAATTTAA
- a CDS encoding tetratricopeptide repeat protein, translating into MQQIQHILRKLFSEERIRVDFNVKGGATTLLASFAYLPIRELLNFNINIKEEYQDILNELDVAKELEPVASLLLKGMLSMQAGHDDATKYLYEAQKVQVTALGYSYLALCYFMKGDFDKSIQIYSNAITDFPKEPYFYACRCVLNRCLDDDEGAFYDYQVAKRLDFNYHSMLEWHEHLSYLETLKMDQLELQELESTWEQDPERLDVLTKLALEYVHIYDYQKAIRLYSQGINMADNQAEWYVYRAAIYSKLTLYIEALEDCNQALSIDENCVSAYILRAKLLECLHEHDAALEDYRKAASLNPEHTAIYEERASLFERLGKFEDAIVDYSKLIALMKDDFYPYVLRADMFERIGKQEEALLDYNRAIDLNPYYSDLYQYRAAIRESLGDKVGAESDLQKFEELDEE; encoded by the coding sequence ATGCAACAGATTCAACATATACTTCGAAAATTATTTAGTGAGGAGCGGATTAGAGTAGATTTTAATGTAAAGGGAGGGGCTACTACTTTACTCGCTAGTTTTGCATATTTACCGATCCGGGAGCTTTTAAATTTTAATATTAACATAAAAGAAGAGTATCAAGATATTTTGAATGAATTGGACGTTGCTAAGGAATTGGAACCTGTTGCGTCACTTTTGTTAAAAGGTATGTTAAGTATGCAGGCCGGTCATGATGATGCAACCAAATATCTTTATGAGGCTCAAAAAGTCCAGGTAACAGCATTAGGATATAGTTATTTGGCATTATGCTATTTTATGAAAGGAGATTTTGATAAGTCTATTCAGATTTATTCAAATGCGATTACTGATTTCCCCAAAGAACCTTATTTTTATGCCTGTCGCTGTGTACTGAATCGATGTTTAGATGATGATGAGGGAGCTTTTTATGATTATCAAGTCGCAAAACGTCTCGATTTCAATTATCACAGTATGCTAGAGTGGCATGAGCATCTTTCCTATTTAGAAACCCTTAAAATGGATCAGCTGGAACTTCAGGAATTGGAAAGCACTTGGGAACAAGATCCAGAACGATTAGATGTCTTAACGAAGCTCGCTTTGGAATATGTACACATTTATGATTATCAAAAAGCTATTCGTTTGTATTCTCAAGGAATCAATATGGCGGATAATCAAGCAGAATGGTATGTTTATCGTGCGGCAATCTACAGCAAATTAACTTTGTATATAGAAGCCCTTGAGGATTGTAATCAAGCTTTATCAATTGATGAAAATTGTGTTTCTGCTTATATTTTACGAGCAAAGTTATTGGAATGTCTACACGAACATGACGCCGCGCTTGAGGATTATAGGAAAGCAGCCTCTCTGAATCCTGAACATACTGCCATATATGAGGAGCGGGCTTCGCTTTTTGAAAGATTAGGTAAATTTGAAGATGCAATCGTCGATTATTCTAAATTGATCGCCTTAATGAAGGATGACTTTTATCCGTATGTACTTCGAGCAGATATGTTCGAACGTATAGGAAAGCAGGAGGAGGCTTTGTTGGATTATAATCGTGCTATAGACTTGAATCCTTACTATTCAGATCTTTATCAGTATCGTGCTGCAATACGGGAATCTTTAGGTGATAAGGTAGGCGCTGAATCTGATTTACAAAAATTCGAAGAGTTGGATGAAGAGTAA
- the lysA gene encoding diaminopimelate decarboxylase yields the protein MKNENIESQFVGKETPFYYYDLNVLEETLDAAYAASSKRGFHVHFALKSNFNSRLLEMIQSKGFGADCVSGNEVQQAINAGFDAKMITFAGVGKSDKEINLALAHDIFAFNVESIQELEVINELAAVQGRKAKVALRINPNVDAHTHHYITTGLDENKFGVTNAELERAAAVIRKCENIELIGLHFHIGSQITDMNVFKSLCVKVNEWKNWFEERGVIIKVLNVGGGLGVDYHNPDTNAIPDFEAYFDIFDKFLERTPQQEVHFELGRALVAQCGSLISKVLYVKNGVKKNFLILDAGMTELMRPALYQAFHKIEKLGDANATELINYDVVGPICESSDCFGKEVTLPLSKRGDLVAIRTAGAYGEVMSSRYNLREEIRYVYSDELV from the coding sequence ATGAAAAATGAAAATATAGAGAGTCAGTTCGTAGGAAAGGAAACTCCTTTTTATTACTACGACCTGAACGTTTTGGAAGAAACGTTGGATGCGGCTTATGCCGCTTCCAGTAAGCGTGGATTCCATGTGCATTTTGCTTTGAAATCAAATTTCAACAGCCGTTTGCTTGAAATGATCCAAAGTAAAGGTTTTGGAGCAGATTGTGTAAGTGGAAATGAGGTGCAACAGGCTATTAATGCGGGGTTTGATGCAAAAATGATCACTTTTGCTGGTGTAGGTAAGTCTGATAAGGAAATTAATCTTGCTTTAGCGCACGATATTTTTGCTTTCAATGTCGAGTCTATTCAGGAATTGGAGGTGATCAATGAGTTGGCTGCTGTTCAGGGAAGAAAAGCTAAAGTAGCATTACGTATTAATCCTAATGTCGATGCACATACCCATCATTATATCACAACGGGATTAGATGAAAATAAATTTGGTGTTACAAATGCGGAACTTGAAAGAGCTGCAGCTGTGATACGGAAGTGTGAGAATATCGAACTTATTGGTTTACATTTTCATATCGGTTCTCAAATAACAGATATGAATGTATTCAAGAGCCTATGTGTGAAAGTGAATGAATGGAAAAATTGGTTTGAAGAACGTGGTGTCATCATCAAAGTTTTAAATGTTGGAGGTGGACTGGGAGTGGATTACCATAACCCAGATACGAATGCAATTCCTGATTTTGAAGCATATTTTGATATTTTTGATAAATTCTTAGAAAGAACTCCACAACAGGAAGTCCATTTTGAGTTAGGGCGTGCATTAGTTGCGCAATGTGGTTCTTTAATCAGTAAAGTACTTTATGTTAAGAATGGTGTTAAGAAGAACTTTTTAATATTAGATGCAGGTATGACTGAATTGATGCGACCTGCATTATATCAGGCTTTTCATAAAATAGAAAAGCTTGGAGATGCAAATGCAACAGAACTTATCAATTATGATGTTGTAGGACCTATCTGCGAAAGCTCCGATTGCTTTGGAAAAGAGGTCACATTGCCATTATCGAAAAGAGGAGATCTTGTTGCTATACGTACCGCTGGTGCATATGGTGAAGTAATGTCTTCACGCTATAATCTCAGAGAGGAGATTCGCTATGTATATAGCGACGAATTAGTCTAA
- a CDS encoding aspartate kinase, protein MKILKFGGTSVGSAERIKGLLDIVNPSERQVVVLSAVSGTTNALVEIGQAYLADDKNLAKELIKKHKDKYEDLIKELFKTEAGYKNGKSLIDSHFNFIESFAHEIFTPVEDKIILAQGELMSTALFHFHLTEINVPSVLLPALDFMKIDEDNEPVVDYITEKLTPLLANYPDNTLFITQGFICRNSFGEVDNLRRGGSDYTASLIGAAIGAEEVQIWTDIDGMHNNDPRIVKNTTPIAHLSFDEAAELAYFGAKILHPQSVFPAQKYNVPVRLLNTMDPQAKGTLISKEGGQKGSIRAIAAKDGITAIHIHSSRMLLAYGFLRRVFEIFERYKTPIDMITTSEVAVSVTIDDTKNLQDIIKEVEDFGTVSVDEHQTIVCVVGDFDLNTHGYAARVLDAVKHLPVRMISYGGSDYNVSVLLDTDHKVEALRSLHNRLF, encoded by the coding sequence ATGAAAATTTTAAAATTTGGTGGTACATCTGTCGGTAGTGCAGAGCGCATCAAAGGGTTGTTAGATATTGTAAACCCTTCTGAGCGTCAAGTTGTGGTGTTGTCAGCTGTGTCTGGGACAACAAATGCTTTAGTAGAAATTGGTCAAGCATATCTTGCAGATGATAAGAACTTGGCCAAGGAATTAATAAAGAAGCATAAAGACAAGTACGAAGACCTCATTAAGGAATTGTTCAAAACTGAAGCTGGATATAAAAACGGCAAGAGCTTAATCGATTCGCATTTTAATTTTATTGAAAGTTTTGCACATGAGATTTTTACTCCTGTAGAAGATAAGATCATTTTAGCACAGGGGGAGTTGATGTCAACTGCTTTATTCCATTTTCATCTAACAGAAATAAATGTTCCTTCCGTATTATTACCGGCATTAGATTTTATGAAGATTGATGAAGATAATGAGCCTGTGGTAGACTATATAACAGAGAAATTGACTCCTTTGCTTGCCAATTATCCTGATAATACGTTGTTTATAACGCAGGGCTTTATTTGCCGTAATTCTTTTGGTGAGGTAGATAATCTACGTCGTGGAGGATCGGATTATACTGCATCATTAATTGGTGCCGCGATTGGAGCTGAAGAGGTTCAGATCTGGACCGATATCGACGGAATGCATAATAATGATCCGAGAATCGTAAAGAATACAACCCCAATTGCGCATTTGAGTTTTGACGAAGCGGCAGAATTAGCTTATTTCGGTGCAAAAATTTTACATCCGCAATCGGTATTTCCTGCTCAAAAATATAATGTACCCGTTCGCTTGTTGAATACGATGGATCCTCAGGCTAAAGGTACGCTTATTAGTAAAGAAGGTGGTCAAAAGGGTAGTATTCGTGCAATAGCCGCTAAAGATGGAATCACAGCTATTCATATTCATTCTTCACGTATGCTTTTGGCCTATGGTTTTTTACGTCGTGTATTTGAAATATTTGAACGTTATAAGACACCAATAGATATGATTACAACATCGGAGGTTGCTGTTTCTGTAACGATAGACGATACGAAAAATCTACAGGATATTATTAAAGAAGTCGAAGATTTTGGGACTGTGTCGGTGGATGAACATCAAACCATCGTATGTGTGGTAGGTGATTTTGACTTGAATACACATGGGTATGCGGCCCGAGTATTGGATGCTGTAAAACACTTACCGGTCCGAATGATTTCATATGGAGGTTCGGATTATAATGTATCAGTTCTGTTGGACACGGATCATAAAGTGGAAGCATTACGCTCGTTACACAACCGTTTATTTTAA
- a CDS encoding D-2-hydroxyacid dehydrogenase, which translates to MRILANDGIDPAGKQLLEDAGFEVDTNHIPQEELAEKLQAYDAITVRSATKVRQALIDVCPNLKVIGRGGVGMDNIDVDYARSKGIAVLNTPAASSLSVAELVFAHLLNGVRFLYDSNRQMPLSGESKFGALKKAYAGGTELRGKTLGVVGFGRIGRETAKIGLGLGMDIVYYDLADGPKTLTLSLTQGFEVELPVDQVSMEDLLKTSDFITLHVPFLDKPAIGQAEFALLKDQVGLVNAARGGVIDELALIEALDSGKVAFAGLDVFDNEPTPRLEILKHPKISLTPHIGAATNEAQERIGVELAQLIIENLNK; encoded by the coding sequence ATGAGAATATTAGCAAATGATGGTATCGATCCAGCTGGAAAACAACTTTTGGAGGATGCCGGATTTGAAGTAGATACAAATCATATTCCGCAGGAAGAATTAGCGGAAAAATTACAAGCTTACGATGCCATTACGGTACGTAGTGCAACGAAAGTTAGACAGGCTTTAATTGATGTTTGTCCAAACCTAAAAGTGATCGGACGTGGTGGCGTCGGCATGGATAATATTGATGTCGACTACGCACGCTCCAAAGGAATAGCGGTGTTGAATACACCAGCTGCTTCTTCCTTATCTGTTGCAGAATTGGTATTTGCTCATTTATTAAATGGAGTACGTTTCCTTTATGATTCAAACCGTCAAATGCCTTTATCTGGGGAGAGTAAGTTTGGTGCTTTGAAAAAAGCATATGCAGGCGGAACTGAACTGAGAGGGAAAACATTGGGTGTGGTTGGTTTTGGACGTATTGGACGTGAGACAGCGAAGATTGGATTGGGTCTTGGGATGGATATTGTGTATTATGATCTAGCTGATGGGCCTAAAACGTTAACTTTATCCCTGACTCAAGGATTTGAAGTGGAATTACCAGTAGATCAAGTATCCATGGAGGATTTATTGAAAACTTCTGATTTTATTACTTTGCATGTTCCTTTCTTAGATAAGCCAGCAATAGGTCAAGCTGAATTTGCATTGTTGAAAGATCAAGTTGGTTTAGTTAATGCTGCCCGTGGTGGTGTAATTGATGAACTTGCTTTAATCGAAGCCTTGGATTCTGGTAAGGTAGCTTTTGCGGGATTAGATGTCTTTGACAATGAGCCTACTCCGAGATTGGAGATTTTGAAACATCCAAAAATTTCTTTGACACCACATATTGGTGCCGCAACAAATGAAGCGCAAGAACGTATCGGTGTTGAATTGGCACAATTGATTATCGAGAATCTTAATAAGTAA